A genomic segment from Torulaspora globosa chromosome 3, complete sequence encodes:
- a CDS encoding gag-pol fusion protein (Ty like retrotransposon) has translation MPFGLVNASPTFARCMADIFRDLDFVLVYLDDILVMSKSHKEHCHHLDQVLSRLKEHQLIDKEKKCRFFQREVQFLGCNLSARGIKPLQDKCERDNALPICKTVKEAQRFLGMIKYYRRFIPQCSQIARPIIDFVAKKTTWGSFQDSAFKK, from the coding sequence ATGCCATTCGGCTTAGTAAATGCATCGCCAACCTTTGCTCGCTGTATGGCCGACATATTTCGTGACCTCGATTTCGTTTTAGTCTACCTGGACGACATTCTCGTAATGTCCAAGTCTCATAAAGAACATTGCCACCACCTGGATCAAGTCCTTTCAAGGCTCAAGGAACATCAACTTATAGATAAAGAAAAGAAGTGTCGATTCTTTCAGCGCGAGGTCCAGTTCCTCGGATGCAATCTATCAGCTAGAGGCATCAAACCACTTCAAGATAAATGCGAACGCGATAATGCCCTCCCAATCTGTAAAACCGTCAAGGAAGCTCAACGGTTTCTAGGCATGATAAAGTATTACCGCAGATTTATTCCACAATGCTCACAGATTGCACGACCTATTATCGACTTTGTGGCAAAGAAAACAACTTGGGGATCATTTCAAGACTCTGCcttcaaaaaatga